CGAAACCCTCCGGGACCTTCATTCCGGATTTGATCTGGTAATGGTTTCCGCAAATCCGTATAAAAACCTTATGATGCTGTTAAATCATCTTGAAATCAAACAGTATTTCAAATGGATCTTTGGCCGGGAGATATGTGAGAACGATAACCTTGAGAAGACCTACTTCCCGATTGCATCCAAAATCCAAAAAAAGGTCTCGGAATGTATGGTTATTGAAGATTCGGAATATGGAGTAAATGCTGCCAAAAGGGCTGGTTATTATTGTATTCGTTTTGATCCGCACAATCGTTTTGAACCGGGTCCGGAAAATGATAAGGCCAAAAATCATTTTGATCTTAAAAAGAAAATTGAAAAACATGCTATGCATTAGATATTGTCTGTTCATAAAATCAAAGAGATTTGAAAGAGTCTCGTCTAGAATGTTCGCTGGCAAGGCTTGCGAGTTTTGAATGCCGAATGTAGAGACGTACGGCCGTACGTCTCTACCAAATATAATCGACTGGCATGAAAAACGAGCGTAACGCAGCCAGCGGATATTATAGACAGACTCTAGATATTTAATAAAAATCTTCCGTAACCTCTTCCCTCAAACTTTTAATCGCTTGATGAACCAAATTCCTTACAGATTGTATATTAACCTCCATCACTTCAGCTATATCCGTATAATCCAACCCCAAAAAGAACCGCATAAGTAATGCCTGCTTTTGTCTTGCAGGAAGCTCGTCAATCAGGGTTTTAAATTTCCTTTTTCGCAGGAGCCCCCATTCTTTATCATCGACGGAATCTTCTAAAGAATTTTCAGTCAGTTCCAGGGTGGTATAAATATTTTCATCTATTCTGAAAGAAAAATCATATTTCAGCTTACGGAAGATTTTTCTGCGTAGGGAGGCAACCAGATAGAGCAATATATTGTCCGTATGGCCCAATCTGTTCATATACTGCAATAAATCATAAAAGGTCTCCTGAATACAGTCTTTCACAAAATCTTCATTGTGTTTGATCTTTAAGCCATAATTCAATAAGCGGGGATAATAATCTTTATATATTTGTGCTATGGCCTGCTGATCACCATTTTTTAATTTCTTCCATAAAATCTGATCTTGACTGAGAGAAGGGATGAAGGGCTCCATAATGATTTTATTTATTTAACAAGTTTGTAAAAACATTGAAACTCCTGTCTTTTCTGATTAACCTCGGAACAATAAACATAAAGCAATATTGGATTTGTTTAAAACTTCCAATGCATAAACCTTTAGAGTCTTTATTCAAAAAATACAAACAAAAATTCCCTGGTTAAGTTCAAGGAAAATAATGGTCGGACTTTAACAAAACAACCGGAATCTAAATAGGAAAAATTAAAATTTATCTGAATCCATCAATATTTGGAATAGGGATCCGGTTAAATCAGTCTAAATTATAATTTGGGTTTTTTAAAGTTTATAGAATGTCAACCATATCATTGAATTTTCAATTTTATATCATATTTTTAACCCCTAATCTAAAAAGGCGCTCGGCTGTATTTAGTTAATTGTATGAAAATTATCTATTGAATTTCAGATATCTACTAGAGCCGCTGAGCGCCTTATCAGCCAAAATCTAATTTTTTATACCGGACTCATTAATAATAAATAGACTATGAAATATATAATTACTTGCTTACTAATCGGGTTATCGTTATCGTTAAACGCCCAGGAGGCTCAGAAAACCAACGACACCACAGATGCGCAGGAAACCCGGGAGGTTCCCAGAATTAATGAAGAAGAAAAAATAAAAGTAATCTCCGGGATGAAGGATTATGAGGAAGTTCAGGAAGCTCTGATCGTACAGCAGGATGAAATCAAAAAGGTTTCCCTGGCATTAATTGTTAAACAGGGAACGAAAAAGGGAAGAGCCAGGGAGTTGGGAGAGCATTTCCTGAACCGGGCGATGACCCATTTTGATGCAGAAAGCAAATCCGGAGAAAATGCCGGAAAATCAGTCTATAATTATATGATAAGTGTGTGCACAGACAGGGATGTAATCACGATGGGAACCAAGATACCCGGGGCAGAAACCATATCCTGGTAAAAACGATGAGGGTAAAATAAAAATTCAGAGTTCCTCTTCTAAAAAGACTCAGGAACTCTGAATTTTATTTATAAATAACAACCCATTCACTTTACGCCTGCCCCTTCTTCAAACAGTTAAATAAGCAAGGCTTTATGAAAGAGACACCAATAAAGGGGTAAGGAAATTTTATTGGACACCCATACTGCTCTTCATTTCCTCCTGTAATTTTTTCATCAGAGAGGAATCCATTTGTGCAGCTTTAGCAATTTCCTGATATTTTTGCATGGTCAATCCAGCGTCTTTTATGGCCTGCTGCATTTCCTGCTGAGATCCTTGCTGCATATTTTGTAATTTCTTTATTATACTCTGATATTGTTCCATCTCCTGCTCAGTTGCATCAGACTGACCTCCCTGCTGAGATTGCTGAGAACGATGGATTTCATTGAAACGCTTACGGTCCATGCCTTCATCTTCAATGGCTTGACCTACTTCTTTCTGCATCTCACGATTTAAAGCCTGAATCTCACTTGCTGCGGAAACAAACTGCTGAATTTCTTCATCGCTTACTTCGATATTCTGTTGTTGCTGCATTTGCCCAGGCATCTGCTGCTGACCGGAAGGTGCTTGCTGCTGCGGAGCGCCAGTTTGTTCACTGCCGTCTTCCTCTTGTTGATCTCCTCCCTGCTGACAACCTGCCAATAACATAGCTCCAATAACTAAACTTCCTAAAATTTTAAACTTCATACAATTCTCTTTTTTAATTTTACATATAATTTAAACTACGAATGACTCCCTGTATTTATTGCTTTTATTACCAATATACCCTTAAAACTTTTTACAAATATACAAACCTATCGGGTTTTGCGAAATATATTGATTATAAAATTATTTTTGTTTTGTAATGATATACTCAATGCCATAATATCCTTCCCCCTCCGCTTCAGGTAAAAATGAATCCAGTTTGGTTACGGTTCTTCCCTCCTGTAGCTCTATATTCTGATATTCCTTTTGCTGAACAAGATTATGGTTCATATCATAGATATTTACAGTTAAACGGACCGTCTTACCGGAACCCAGGTTCATAACAACAGGGGTAAGGGTATCTTCCGGTCCGTAAACAACATCTACACCGGCACTGGCTCCCACCGTATTTTGGAAGAGCATTTTATTGATGTGGTAGGCCAGTTTGGCATGACCCATATAATCAATAAGAGGTTTTTTGTAAGTAACATTGTTCGGTCCGCCATGCAAAGAACACCAGGAAAATCCGTCAATATCCATTATTCTCTGTCTTTTCATCGATTCCCATGCACTCAGCGCCTGCCAGGCCTGACTTTCCTCCCACTCGGAAGCTTCCAGTCTTCGCCCGATACTGCCTTCATCGTACCCCCATTCGTACGACTGCATCCGATACCAGGGCTTGCCTTTCACCAGGTTCCAGTTGGGCTGGCCGATAGACTCCTCGTGTTCAAAATTAAAATAAGCCCTTTCTCTGCTCTTAAGAAAACTATTATGGTACTCATCCGGGAACTCACGAATTAAATTCCATTCTTTCCCATAACCGGTGATGGATATCTGATTACCACGGGTAACATTTGGTGCTGTCCATTCGGGTGCAGGCGTGATCGGTTTACCTTCCTGATTGACCGTACCTTCATCATTGCCATATACCAACGTTTGTACATGAGAGGCATAAGAAACAATACGGCTCGAATCAACGGAATAAACAGCATCATAGATCTTTTTACAAAACCGGTTGCTGTTCCGGAGGTTATTTAAGCCATCCCATGGGTGGTTGCTGGCTTCCCACATAACAATGCTCGGGTGATTCCTTACCTGTGTGATGTATTCAGGCAATCCCTTAAAATCAATGCCCCAGGCTTCTCCGCGGGTCCATGAAGGTGTCGCCCATATAAACATCATCCCGAGCTGATCACCAATCTCTGCAAGCCGGGGATCGTTAATATTCCTTGCCGGAGGGTTGTGGGCCCATGCATGGTTATGGATGCGCATCAGATTGCCGTTCATATTTTTGATCTGAGCGATTTCCCTGACCAGCCAATCTTTGGGAGCGCACCGCGCCCATTTGGCAAGTTTCTCAATGGGCGATCTGAATCCGAAAATCTGGGCACCATTCAGCATAGACGGTCTGCCATTTACCCGGAAGGTGCCTCCTTTCTGTGAAATAGTCCGAATACCTGTGGTGATCACATAATCATCAACGGGCTGCCGGTTTTCATCCTGCAGAATAACTTCTATTTTATACAGATTCGGATCGCCGGCAGTCCATAATTCAGGATCTGCCAGGGATAATGTCTTCTCAAACTCCTCTTTCTGCCAGTCTTGCAGGGAAATTTTAAAGGTTTCGGAATCTGACGGTTCTTCCTGCTCATCAGGATACCAGGGATAACAATTGACCTGTAGGAAACCTTCAAAGGGATTATCGACATTATTAATCTTCACATTTACCTGCTGCCTGGCAGGATCGGAAATATCCTTTGTATAGGAAAACACGTCAGCAATATGAACATTAGAGGTCAGATCCAGCCACACCCTTCCGGCATACCAGCCAATATAGGGATCCTGCGGAGGATGCCAGTGACTTTTATCGGGATTGATGAAATCATTCACTTTAATGGCAATGAGGTTGGTATCATTCTTATGTAAGTATTCTCCCACTTCTTTTTTAATTGGATAACGCTTGTCGGTTGAATACATCAGCTCCCCGTTCACCCAGATGGCACCACCGGGGTCCAGCATTTCTGCGTTCAGCACTGCGCGTTGGTAACCCCCGACATACACTTTTTTACGAAGATAGAGATCCTCCTTTGCATGACGCTCGCCACCATGAACTTTAGGGAGGTCTGTGGATTGCCACAGAGAGTCATTATATCCCTGCTTATTCCAGTTTTCCATACAGGGTTTCAAAGTAAAATCCTCATCAATGAAAGTTTCCGGATAGAATGGACCCCCGGTCTCTCCGGTGAGAAAATATCCCAATCCCCAGATGCTTTTAATTTTTGTACCCCCCGTAGCAAATATAGAAAAGGCAGGTACCTGTTTGGTGGCCGGTGTCTGCAATTCCACAAATTCCGCCACTTGTTTGTCGTCCACATAAAAATTATATCGGTGATTTTTTAAGTCTACTTCCACCTTCAATGTATACCAACAGGCCTTTTCATAATGCTCGGCATGAATGGTATCAGAATCTGTAGTATAAAAGAAACGCCCATTTTTATTGAACCCTGCTGTTAAAGCCGTTTTCTCCTCATTGTTAAACATTTCCAGAAAAGCGAGAGCTTTTTGGTTGCCTACCCGCACTTTCCATTGAAAGGAGAACCTCCAGGACTGGGGGCGGATCTTCTTTGTCACACGAGCATTACGGTTAAATACCAGCGAATGATTCTCAATATGAGTGCCCGATTTACTTTTCCACCAGGCCAGTTGTTCGCTTTCCTCTTCCCGCTGACCTTCCTTATAGCCCATCCATTTCCATTCAGAGAACCTTTTCCGGGTTCTTACCTGTGGGAGGGGCTGGGCCTTGAGTTGATCCATCAGGGAAGAGACCGCTTTGTCATTAGCTGCCTCTTTATTCAGCTTGGGATCATTAAAAAACTGTTTGGCATAATCGGCATAATGGCTCAGGAATTCCACCCGCTCAGAAGTGGAAAAGATCTCCGTTTCACCTTTAAAATCTGTTTCCCCGTTTGCCTCGGCATCCTCCGTAAAATAGCGAAATTCAAAGGATCTGGATATCTCCTGGGCAAAGAGACCCTGAGAGAGTAGTAATGACACAATACAAGCCACGGCCAGCCTTTTACCAGCGTGTAGGAGAGTTTTTATGTGACTTATTTTCATCAGAATGTATTTTATAATTTCATAAATAAGTTGGTCCCGCAGTGGCGGGAGCAAAGAGCAGTTGGCAAAAGATAACAGATAACTCGCTACTCAATACTAGTAAATTTAACTGCCAACTGATTTTCAAATTCACGTCAAACATATTAATACAACTAAATGTACCTTAAATTTTTCTGCCAACTGAGGCAGTTGGTTTGCCAACTTTTCGATGAATGAACACCGAATGACTATTGAGTATCTCTGCCAACTGTAGCTTTTTCAGGGCTGTAATCTGATTCAATATGAATTTGCAGTTACAATAAATCCTCATGCTCACTGAAGCAATATGGCTTGCCAACTGCTCTCTTTGCTCCCGCAGAAGGCGGGATTAACTTATCGATGAATGACCACAGAATGACTGTTGAATATCTCTGCCAACTGTAGCTTTCAGGCTTGCCAACTGCCACCTTAATCCCCTCAGCGACCATTACATTTTTCTACTAGCTTTGGCTTATCCAATTTGCCAACTGCCCATTGCTCCCGCAGAAGGCGGGACCAACTGTATTGCTAAATCTTATTTCCTTAAATTTGGTTCTGCAATATATTAAGCTGCCCCCTTGCCAACTATCTTACATTAATTTCATCCACATGCCGGTAATACCCGTCCGGTTTCAGTTCATGAGAATCAAGCTGCTTCTCTCTGAACAGGAACAACCGTATATCGTTACACAGATGACACTTATTCAGATATTCTTTCTGAGGCGAAAAACCGTATTCTTTTCTTACATGGTGGAAAAAGGCCTGAATCCCCTCATTATAGAGCATGGTTATAAAAGGATATTGATTCTCGTCCAGTGGCTCTCCCATATCTTCCATCCGGATGGCCAGACCCGAACACAATCCCGGTATGTAATTGCCATAAAGATCAATATGAAAATGAGAGGTATCTTCGAGTTCATCGCACGGTGGATTTGCAAGGATTCTCTCAAGCGGTTGCAGGGGAAAAATGTCCTTATAAGTAAACACTGCCCTTCCACCCAGATGAGTCCAGTACCGGCGGGGTATGTTCCACAGATAATCCGCTCCAAATGTCTCTTCGTACTCCTCTAGCAAATGGCGCTTCTGGTCGTCAAAAGCATCCATATCGGAATAAAAGTCCATAATCCATGGAAGTGGTTGAATTCCGGTTTTTTTACATGCATTGATTGCTCCTTTGACCTTGTAAAAAGGAATGTGCTCATTGTGAAAAGGACTCATAGAGATCAGCAGATTGGTAATGCCATGCTTCCGCAATGTCTCAAGAATCTTAACTGCCTGTTCCTCGTTTTTATACCATGACGCATTGGTCTCCACATAATGAATACCCATGCCCATTGCTTTCGCTTCATCTGCTACATTCAGCAATCCGGAAATATTGAGCATGGGCTCGCCCCCGCCAATATGGATGGCACCACAACCCAGAGAAAGGATCTTTTGCATGGCTTTTCCGGCCATATTTTGGTCTATGTAATCCTTTTCCCAACGGGGAGAACACCCGTATAAACAATGCTTACAACCGGAAGTGCAGTAATAGTTGGTAATCAGTCCGCCTGAAAACAGATGATTGATGTTAAGCTTTTGCATTCTCAGTTTTTGATCCATTTAGAAATTCAAAATAAAGGGATTTCATGGAGAGATAAAAACAAAGAGGAAAAAAACTTGTACCACCATCCTCCGCGCCCTTATCATCCTCAGGATTAAAGGCAAATTGGTATATTTATCAATTCAATGAATGCATTCAGTTTTATCCGCTAACATTAGTTGCGTAGCGACGGCATCTTTCATATAGAAGCATATAAGAAATAAAAGCTTGATCTTTGAAAGGATACTGACTTAGAACCTTAAATCTAACAACATATATTGAACCACATTGGTTAAGATTTCAATAGCCATTAA
The Bacteroidales bacterium DNA segment above includes these coding regions:
- a CDS encoding 4Fe-4S cluster-binding domain-containing protein, yielding MDQKLRMQKLNINHLFSGGLITNYYCTSGCKHCLYGCSPRWEKDYIDQNMAGKAMQKILSLGCGAIHIGGGEPMLNISGLLNVADEAKAMGMGIHYVETNASWYKNEEQAVKILETLRKHGITNLLISMSPFHNEHIPFYKVKGAINACKKTGIQPLPWIMDFYSDMDAFDDQKRHLLEEYEETFGADYLWNIPRRYWTHLGGRAVFTYKDIFPLQPLERILANPPCDELEDTSHFHIDLYGNYIPGLCSGLAIRMEDMGEPLDENQYPFITMLYNEGIQAFFHHVRKEYGFSPQKEYLNKCHLCNDIRLFLFREKQLDSHELKPDGYYRHVDEINVR
- a CDS encoding glycosyl hydrolase family 2 — translated: MKISHIKTLLHAGKRLAVACIVSLLLSQGLFAQEISRSFEFRYFTEDAEANGETDFKGETEIFSTSERVEFLSHYADYAKQFFNDPKLNKEAANDKAVSSLMDQLKAQPLPQVRTRKRFSEWKWMGYKEGQREEESEQLAWWKSKSGTHIENHSLVFNRNARVTKKIRPQSWRFSFQWKVRVGNQKALAFLEMFNNEEKTALTAGFNKNGRFFYTTDSDTIHAEHYEKACWYTLKVEVDLKNHRYNFYVDDKQVAEFVELQTPATKQVPAFSIFATGGTKIKSIWGLGYFLTGETGGPFYPETFIDEDFTLKPCMENWNKQGYNDSLWQSTDLPKVHGGERHAKEDLYLRKKVYVGGYQRAVLNAEMLDPGGAIWVNGELMYSTDKRYPIKKEVGEYLHKNDTNLIAIKVNDFINPDKSHWHPPQDPYIGWYAGRVWLDLTSNVHIADVFSYTKDISDPARQQVNVKINNVDNPFEGFLQVNCYPWYPDEQEEPSDSETFKISLQDWQKEEFEKTLSLADPELWTAGDPNLYKIEVILQDENRQPVDDYVITTGIRTISQKGGTFRVNGRPSMLNGAQIFGFRSPIEKLAKWARCAPKDWLVREIAQIKNMNGNLMRIHNHAWAHNPPARNINDPRLAEIGDQLGMMFIWATPSWTRGEAWGIDFKGLPEYITQVRNHPSIVMWEASNHPWDGLNNLRNSNRFCKKIYDAVYSVDSSRIVSYASHVQTLVYGNDEGTVNQEGKPITPAPEWTAPNVTRGNQISITGYGKEWNLIREFPDEYHNSFLKSRERAYFNFEHEESIGQPNWNLVKGKPWYRMQSYEWGYDEGSIGRRLEASEWEESQAWQALSAWESMKRQRIMDIDGFSWCSLHGGPNNVTYKKPLIDYMGHAKLAYHINKMLFQNTVGASAGVDVVYGPEDTLTPVVMNLGSGKTVRLTVNIYDMNHNLVQQKEYQNIELQEGRTVTKLDSFLPEAEGEGYYGIEYIITKQK
- a CDS encoding sigma-70 family RNA polymerase sigma factor; amino-acid sequence: MEPFIPSLSQDQILWKKLKNGDQQAIAQIYKDYYPRLLNYGLKIKHNEDFVKDCIQETFYDLLQYMNRLGHTDNILLYLVASLRRKIFRKLKYDFSFRIDENIYTTLELTENSLEDSVDDKEWGLLRKRKFKTLIDELPARQKQALLMRFFLGLDYTDIAEVMEVNIQSVRNLVHQAIKSLREEVTEDFY
- a CDS encoding HAD family hydrolase, with translation DRARFYILRDILKEYSIDFSSHFSMKDLIGLSTDAFLRKNLKSLTSNQIDSIVQKKHRLHFTNLEEYVLPFPGIHETLRDLHSGFDLVMVSANPYKNLMMLLNHLEIKQYFKWIFGREICENDNLEKTYFPIASKIQKKVSECMVIEDSEYGVNAAKRAGYYCIRFDPHNRFEPGPENDKAKNHFDLKKKIEKHAMH
- a CDS encoding DUF4168 domain-containing protein, producing the protein MKFKILGSLVIGAMLLAGCQQGGDQQEEDGSEQTGAPQQQAPSGQQQMPGQMQQQQNIEVSDEEIQQFVSAASEIQALNREMQKEVGQAIEDEGMDRKRFNEIHRSQQSQQGGQSDATEQEMEQYQSIIKKLQNMQQGSQQEMQQAIKDAGLTMQKYQEIAKAAQMDSSLMKKLQEEMKSSMGVQ